Genomic segment of Candidatus Binatia bacterium:
AATCCGGCTCGCCGAAGAGGGTTTTGCCTGCGCCCTGTTTCCAGTCCGTGATCCGCGCCCCCAGCTCCCGGAGGTGATCCTGCGACCGATGGAACTTGATCAGGTGGCTGCGGCCCATCGGACGACGATACCGGCAGACGCACGCCGCCGCCACGCCTGGCCTGATTTCGATTTCACGAATCGGGCGAAGCGGGGTTCGAGGTCGATGGGGCAGACCGTCGCAGACTGCCGAAGTTACTCGGCAGCCGTCTCCCCGGAGCCGCCGAACTCCTTGGGAAAATCCTTGAACTTGGGAAGCCCGTCGCGCACGGTCATGACGCGCTCGCTGTAGTTCACGTGCATGGTCGGTGCGTAGGTCATGCCCTTGACGGTGCCCGCGGGCACATCGGTCATGCCGATGCCGGGATGGCGAACCAGCACTCCCGCGCCGCACTCCTTGCAAAAATGGCGGTGACTGTTGTCCGTTCTCTTGAAGACTCCGAGCTTGTCGGCGCCCTTGGTGACGTTGACGTTCGGCGTCGGCCACAGCGCTGCCGCATGCAGCGGCGAGGAGAGCCAGCCACGGCACGATTCGCAGTGGCAGTAGCACTGGACGGCAGGTGCACCCGTGATTTCGACCTCGACGGCACCACAGATGCAGCCGCTCTTGAAGGAATTCTCTGCCATGGCTTCTCCCTTTGCGCCGGCTCACATAGCCGGAATGCAGCCTCGTAGAACGTACCGCGCGCAAAGCGCGCGCGTTGGTGCGCTGCGGGGCTCGTTTCCTTCAAAAACCGCGAGCGAGCAGGTGTGTCAACCAACACGTCCGCCGGACCGCCCCATATGGGGCACCCCGAGCTCGCGCGCTTCTACTCCGGCTCGATGCGGTAGATGCTGTTGTTGCCGTTGATGATGTAGAGCTCGCCTCGCGCGTCTTCTCCCCACGACACGACGCCGGTAAAGAATGCGCCGGACGAACGTGCATCGTCTGTGCGATCGGTCACATCGGTGGCTGCTCCGCCGACGATTTCAAACGTACGGATGAACGCCGCACAGAGGTCCGAGAAGAAGTACGTGCCGGCAAAATCCGGCATGGCGCACCCGCGATAGACGTAGCCGCCCATCACTGCGCAAGGCCTTCCGTGCTGGTATTCATACACCGGCATCGTGAAGCCGGTCGGAGGATCCGGACACGTCATCTTGTGGCAGTGGGAACCTTCGAAAATGTTCCAGCCGTAATTCTCGCCGCCGAGACTGGAAGCCGGCTGGTAGTCGACTTCCTCCCACGTATTGGCACCGACGTCGCCGATGTAAAGATCGCCGGTCGCGCGGTCGATGCTGAAGCGCCACGGGTTCCTGAGCCCCTTCGCCCAGACGTACTCGACGTCGCTCGTTCCGTCCACGTAATGCGGATTGGTCGGCGGCACCGTCGCCAATGGCGCAGTGTCGTGGTGGACGTCGAGGCGCAGGACCTTGCCGAGCATCGAAGCATCGTCCTGGGAATTGCCGCCGTCACCGTCGTCGCCGATGCTCCAGTAGAGGTAGCCGTCGACTCCGAACTGGATCTGTCCGCCGTTGTGGTGGGCCGCGCCGGGATGAGGAACCAGGAGTACCTGCTGCCTCGTCGATGCGTCGGCAAGCTCGGGATTGGCCGACACCTGGTAGCGTGCGATCACGAGATCGCCGTCGAGGTTGGTGTAGCTGATGAAGAAGCGACCGTTGGTCGCATAGCCCGGGTCGAACGCCATGCTCAGCAGGCCGCGCTCGCCGCCGGTGGTCGTCAGCGTGCTGATGTCGAGGAACGGCGCCGGAGCAACGGCGTTGGTCGCAAGGTGGACGACGCGGATGGTGCCGGCTCGCTCGACGACGAAGATCCTCGAAGGATCCAGTCGCGGCGCCGCGACAAAGAGCGGCGCCGTGAAGTCGTTGCTGACGAAGACTGCATTGATCTTCGTTCCGGCGGTGTGGGGGACGCCCGAGCAGATCGCGCTCGTGTTTTCGAGCTTGCACGACGACGAGCAGCCGTCGCCGTCGACGAGGTTCCCGTCGTCGCATTCCTCGGGCAGCTTGGCGACGCCGTCGCCGCAGACAGGCGGAAGATCGCAGATGCACTTCTCGGTGCACAGCCCCGGACACGCTGCGTCGTCACCGACCTCGCAGGCCTGCGAAGGCCCGTTGATCCCGTCGCCGCAGACAGGAGAAAGCTCGCGCACGACGTCCTCGACACCCGGGTCGTCGAGGCCTTCGATCGATGCGGCATCACCGACGGTCGTGCAGCCCCCGGCGCTCTCCGCCTTCGCGAACGCCGTCTCGAGAACGGCATCGGCCTTCGCGAGGCAGGCGCCGTCGGGGCCGATACTGCGCCGGCCGCGGCTGCCGTAACATCGAAGACGGGCGCCGACGTGGCGGCCGGCACTTCGCAGCTTGTAGCTCGCGCAGGCACGCGCCTGGTCGTCGGCGGCGGGAGCAAGAGCGGCGTCCACCTGCGACCTCGTGTTCTCCAGCGTCGATTCGACGGCGCCTTCATCGTCTGTCGTGACGCAGCCGCCGGCCGCCTGGGCCTGGCTGAATTCGGTCGTGAGCCGGGCGGCGGCCTGGTCCGTACAATCGGCAGACAGCGATTGGTTGGCGGCGAGCGCGGCGGCGTAGCAGTTGAACAGCGAGCGCGAGTATTTGCCGGTGGCGCTCGTCTTGGTTCCTCCGCAGCGGTCGGCCGCGGAATCGGCACGCGCGCTTGCCGCAACGCCGATTACCAGCGTCGCGGCCAGCGCCGCAAGAAGCGGGCTTCCCTTCTTCATCCGTGTTTCCTCCCCCGACAGACCGCGCGACTGGCGCGCGTCGCCGCTGCGAGCTGCCCCGCGCGGCTCCCGGTACGTGCACCGTCAATTATCGCGCGAAGCACCGGCCGAGGCCACCGACTTCCTGGGTCCGACGACGGAGATGGCTACGCAGCCGGCCACGGCGGCGCGCACGACCGCCGCATCGTTGCGCGATGCGCCGATCCCCGGCCAGTCTTAACGCGGCCTCAGCAAGATCACCGGAATGTTGCGCGGCGAGCCGGCCTGGTAATCGTCATAGGCGGGCCACTGCTTCGTCATGATCGGCCACACGCGCTTCTTGTCTTCGGCAGTGCCGGTGCGCGCGGTCACGGGGATCACCTTGTCGCCTACCTGGATCTCGACGTCCGGATGCGCGACGAGGTTGTCGTACCAGCCGGGATTTTTCGGGTAGCCGCCCTTGGACGCGATGAGCACGTAGTCCTGTCCGTCCCGTCCGTAGATCAGCGGGAACTTGCGAACCTGGCCCGTCTTGCGCCCCTTCGTCCTCAGGATCAGGCAGCTCGTACCGTTCCAGTCGTGGCCGACGCGACCGCCCGTCGCTTCGTACTGCTTTACGTGCTCGTCACCGAAAAGGCTGTAATCAGGCATCGGAATCCTCTCCTCGTTCGTGAATGCTGCAGCTCGAGTCCGCCGCCGGCTCGAGTGACCTCTACCACGGATTTCCCGCCATCGAAGTTCCTCCGCTCCGGAATCTCCGCCTGCAGTGCGGTGCAAGGCTGGCATGGGTGCGACGCGATGTCTCGCAACGCGGGCTTGCCGGGCGGTCCGATTTTCCTTGCCAAGCCCAATCCGGGTTGCCTACCGTTGCCGGGAGCGGCAGGGGGGCGTTCGCGCGATGGGAGAGGCCAATGGGCGTCGACCCCGCAGGTCGGCCAGTCGTTTCGCATTTGCCGTCGTATGGACAGTCGCGTGCACTGCACTGTGGTGCACTCGCGCGCAGGCGGCGACGATCGACGTGACGACCACCGGCGACACCGTTGCGGTCGACGGTCTTTGCTCCCTGCGCGAAGCCATCCAGGCCGCCAACGACGACCTGGCGATCGTCGGCGCCGGCAGCGGGTCGACGAGCATCGCGACGCAAGTGATCACGCCGGGGCCCTGAGCGACTCGCAGGTCGTACAGAACGAACCGGCCAGGAGGCTGCTGCTCACAGCACGATCCGTACGAAAGCCGCCAGCGCCACTGCTCCGAAGAAAACCACGATCACGCGCTCGGCCGGCTCTCCCGGGACGTGCGGCGTCTTGCCGTGCCCCCGCCAGAACAGCAGCCGGTAGTGCGCCAGGATTCCGAAGATGTAGCCGACCACCAGGAAAGCCGCGGCGCAGCAGAACGCCCCCGGCACGCGCAGCAGCAGCGGCGGCAGCTGTTCGGTGGAGACGAGCGGCACCACGACGAACAGCATGCAGCCGACCATGGCGCTCAGCAGCAACCAGTCCGACCACGCGATGTAGGTGGGCAGACCCTGCTCTCGCTGGGCCAGCTCCCGCTGGATGCGAAACATCATCGTCGTCAGCGCGAAGGCCGAGACGATGCTCGCCACGGTTACCAGGACACGTGCATCGAGCATGGCCGTATCAGATTGCACCGCCCAGGCGGTGCGGGCGAGAGCGAAGCCACACGATGCACCCCACGCGAGGCGCGCGTTGCACCCGGTTGCGTGACGCTTTTTTCCTGCGGGGGGAAGACCGATGGCTCGC
This window contains:
- a CDS encoding GFA family protein, coding for MAENSFKSGCICGAVEVEITGAPAVQCYCHCESCRGWLSSPLHAAALWPTPNVNVTKGADKLGVFKRTDNSHRHFCKECGAGVLVRHPGIGMTDVPAGTVKGMTYAPTMHVNYSERVMTVRDGLPKFKDFPKEFGGSGETAAE
- a CDS encoding PQQ-dependent sugar dehydrogenase; translated protein: MKKGSPLLAALAATLVIGVAASARADSAADRCGGTKTSATGKYSRSLFNCYAAALAANQSLSADCTDQAAARLTTEFSQAQAAGGCVTTDDEGAVESTLENTRSQVDAALAPAADDQARACASYKLRSAGRHVGARLRCYGSRGRRSIGPDGACLAKADAVLETAFAKAESAGGCTTVGDAASIEGLDDPGVEDVVRELSPVCGDGINGPSQACEVGDDAACPGLCTEKCICDLPPVCGDGVAKLPEECDDGNLVDGDGCSSSCKLENTSAICSGVPHTAGTKINAVFVSNDFTAPLFVAAPRLDPSRIFVVERAGTIRVVHLATNAVAPAPFLDISTLTTTGGERGLLSMAFDPGYATNGRFFISYTNLDGDLVIARYQVSANPELADASTRQQVLLVPHPGAAHHNGGQIQFGVDGYLYWSIGDDGDGGNSQDDASMLGKVLRLDVHHDTAPLATVPPTNPHYVDGTSDVEYVWAKGLRNPWRFSIDRATGDLYIGDVGANTWEEVDYQPASSLGGENYGWNIFEGSHCHKMTCPDPPTGFTMPVYEYQHGRPCAVMGGYVYRGCAMPDFAGTYFFSDLCAAFIRTFEIVGGAATDVTDRTDDARSSGAFFTGVVSWGEDARGELYIINGNNSIYRIEPE
- a CDS encoding nitroreductase family deazaflavin-dependent oxidoreductase, encoding MPDYSLFGDEHVKQYEATGGRVGHDWNGTSCLILRTKGRKTGQVRKFPLIYGRDGQDYVLIASKGGYPKNPGWYDNLVAHPDVEIQVGDKVIPVTARTGTAEDKKRVWPIMTKQWPAYDDYQAGSPRNIPVILLRPR
- a CDS encoding CSLREA domain-containing protein, producing the protein MGEANGRRPRRSASRFAFAVVWTVACTALWCTRAQAATIDVTTTGDTVAVDGLCSLREAIQAANDDLAIVGAGSGSTSIATQVITPGP